A window from Prochlorococcus marinus CUG1435 encodes these proteins:
- a CDS encoding phytoene synthase produces the protein MKNSISQLDQAYEICRKETQKWAKTFYLGTLLLPLKKRKAIWAIYVWCRRTDEIMDSLEASTKSQDELSDNLDAWEENTKNVFKGNIQSELDAVLFDTIEKYPQSIQPYLDMIEGQRMDLNKFRYKNFDELKLYCYRVAGTVGLMTQNVMGIDSAYTSAPWSAKPDPSEAAIALGIANQLTNILRDVGEDRQRGRIYLPQEDIKKFNYSEEELLKGEINNQWRALMNFELKRARDWFQKSEDGIKWLSSDARWPVWTSLRLYRGILDSIERLDYDVFNNRAFVKNSVKAFEIPISFLISRIK, from the coding sequence TTGAAAAATTCAATTTCTCAACTTGATCAAGCATACGAGATATGCCGAAAAGAAACCCAAAAATGGGCTAAAACCTTTTACTTGGGTACGCTCCTTTTACCATTAAAAAAAAGAAAAGCTATTTGGGCTATTTATGTATGGTGTAGAAGAACTGATGAAATAATGGATAGCTTGGAAGCTTCAACCAAATCCCAAGATGAACTTTCAGATAATTTAGATGCATGGGAAGAAAATACAAAGAACGTGTTTAAAGGCAATATTCAGTCTGAATTAGATGCAGTTCTATTCGATACAATCGAAAAATATCCACAAAGTATTCAACCTTATTTAGATATGATAGAAGGTCAAAGGATGGACCTTAATAAATTTAGATACAAAAATTTTGATGAGTTAAAACTCTATTGTTATAGAGTCGCAGGGACGGTTGGTTTAATGACCCAAAATGTTATGGGGATAGATAGTGCTTATACATCAGCCCCATGGAGTGCCAAGCCTGACCCCTCTGAAGCTGCTATAGCTTTAGGTATAGCAAACCAACTAACAAACATATTAAGAGATGTCGGAGAAGATAGACAAAGAGGGAGAATTTATCTACCTCAAGAAGATATTAAGAAGTTTAATTATTCTGAAGAGGAACTTCTCAAAGGTGAAATCAACAATCAGTGGAGGGCTTTAATGAATTTTGAATTAAAAAGAGCTCGAGATTGGTTTCAAAAGTCTGAAGATGGTATTAAGTGGTTGTCTTCTGACGCAAGATGGCCAGTATGGACATCTCTACGTCTTTATAGAGGAATCTTAGATTCTATTGAAAGGTTAGACTACGACGTCTTTAATAACAGAGCTTTTGTAAAAAATTCAGTGAAAGCTTTTGAGATTCCTATATCTTTTTTAATTTCTCGCATCAAATAA
- the ndhM gene encoding NAD(P)H-quinone oxidoreductase subunit M, with translation MEKMLLKSTTRHVRIFTAEVVNEELKFHPNKLTLDLDPDNEFIWNKDSLNRINEKFNELIKDRAGKDLDDYELRKIGSEIEGLIKFLLQNGQLSYNPDCRVMNYSMGLPKTNEVL, from the coding sequence ATGGAAAAAATGCTTTTAAAATCGACTACTAGGCATGTAAGAATTTTTACTGCAGAAGTGGTAAATGAAGAATTAAAGTTTCATCCCAATAAACTAACTCTTGATTTAGATCCCGATAACGAATTTATTTGGAACAAAGATTCTTTAAACAGAATAAATGAAAAATTCAATGAATTAATAAAAGATAGAGCAGGGAAGGATTTAGATGATTATGAACTTCGAAAAATAGGATCAGAAATCGAAGGTTTAATAAAATTTTTGCTTCAAAATGGTCAGCTTAGTTATAACCCTGATTGTAGAGTAATGAATTATTCGATGGGTTTACCAAAGACTAATGAAGTACTGTGA
- the pds gene encoding 15-cis-phytoene desaturase yields the protein MRVVIAGAGLAGLSCAKYLVDNGHIPIVLEARDVLGGKVAAWKDEDGDWYETGLHIFFGAYPNMLQLFKELDIEDRLQWKSHSMIFNQPSEPGTYSRFDFPDIPAPVNGVSAILSNNDMLSWNEKILFGLGLVPAMLRGQKYLDKCDTKSWTDWLKEHNIPERVNDEVFIAMSKALNFIGPDEISSTVLLTALNRFLQEKNGSKMAFLDGAPPERLCQPMVDYITARGGEVHMNSPLRQINLNEDSTVKSFTVASLDKNQKKELTADAYVSAMPVDLFKLMIPKQWKGLDTFSKLDGLNGVPVINIHLWFDKKLTDIDHLLFSRSPLLSVYADMSITCKEYEDPNRSMLELVFAPAKDWINRSDQDIVDATMEELKKLFPTHFMGDDKTNLRKYKVVKTPRSVYKAVPGCQEFRPSQKSPIKNFFLAGDYTMQKYLASMEGAVLSGKLCAESINKEYSKTPQNVSL from the coding sequence ATGCGTGTTGTAATTGCTGGAGCTGGTTTAGCAGGTTTATCTTGTGCTAAATATTTAGTCGATAATGGACACATTCCGATTGTACTTGAAGCCAGAGATGTTTTAGGTGGGAAAGTTGCCGCATGGAAAGATGAAGATGGAGATTGGTATGAAACTGGGTTACATATATTTTTTGGAGCATACCCAAATATGTTGCAACTTTTTAAGGAACTAGATATTGAAGACAGACTTCAATGGAAAAGTCATTCAATGATTTTTAATCAGCCATCAGAGCCTGGAACTTACAGTAGATTCGACTTTCCCGATATACCTGCTCCAGTTAATGGTGTATCAGCAATACTGAGCAATAACGATATGCTTTCATGGAATGAAAAGATTCTATTTGGATTAGGTTTAGTGCCTGCAATGCTGAGAGGCCAAAAGTACTTAGATAAATGTGATACAAAATCATGGACAGATTGGCTAAAAGAGCACAATATACCCGAAAGAGTTAATGATGAAGTTTTTATAGCAATGAGTAAAGCTCTTAATTTCATTGGACCAGATGAAATATCATCTACAGTTTTATTAACAGCATTAAACAGATTTCTACAAGAAAAAAATGGTTCTAAAATGGCATTCCTTGACGGAGCTCCTCCAGAAAGACTATGCCAGCCAATGGTTGATTATATTACTGCTCGTGGTGGGGAAGTTCACATGAATAGTCCATTAAGGCAAATCAACCTAAATGAGGACAGCACTGTTAAAAGTTTTACTGTTGCCTCTTTAGATAAAAACCAGAAGAAAGAGCTAACGGCTGATGCTTATGTAAGTGCAATGCCTGTAGATCTCTTCAAATTAATGATCCCTAAACAATGGAAAGGTTTAGATACATTTTCTAAATTAGATGGTTTAAATGGTGTGCCAGTCATTAATATCCATCTATGGTTTGACAAAAAATTAACAGATATTGATCATTTATTATTCAGCAGATCACCTCTCCTCAGTGTTTACGCAGATATGAGTATCACCTGCAAGGAATATGAAGATCCAAATAGATCAATGCTTGAATTGGTTTTTGCCCCAGCAAAAGATTGGATAAATAGGAGTGATCAAGATATTGTTGATGCAACTATGGAGGAACTCAAAAAATTATTCCCAACGCATTTCATGGGAGACGATAAAACAAACTTACGAAAATATAAAGTAGTCAAAACTCCAAGATCTGTTTATAAGGCAGTTCCTGGATGCCAAGAGTTCAGACCTAGTCAAAAATCTCCTATAAAAAACTTCTTCTTAGCAGGTGATTATACTATGCAAAAATATTTAGCATCTATGGAAGGAGCTGTTTTAAGTGGTAAATTATGCGCGGAATCAATTAATAAAGAGTATTCCAAAACTCCTCAAAATGTTTCTTTATGA
- a CDS encoding RNA-binding protein produces MSIRIYIGNLPQGFNPKEFDTFLKSVSDSIRFKAVLDKETKECRGFGFATTNNEENANLLIQKLNGFEFNGSKLRVELSEKKDSASNKKNSGNLNKNKKRKDFKKIVHSDAPNLEAPDPRWAGELSKLKDLLANQKTPA; encoded by the coding sequence ATGAGCATTCGCATTTACATTGGCAACTTACCACAAGGATTTAATCCAAAAGAATTTGATACGTTTTTGAAATCAGTTTCTGATTCGATTAGATTTAAAGCAGTTTTAGATAAGGAAACTAAAGAATGTAGGGGGTTTGGTTTCGCGACAACAAACAATGAAGAGAATGCTAATCTACTAATTCAAAAATTAAACGGTTTTGAATTCAATGGTTCTAAATTACGAGTAGAGCTATCTGAAAAGAAAGATTCTGCTTCAAATAAAAAAAATAGCGGGAACTTAAATAAGAATAAAAAGAGGAAAGATTTCAAGAAAATTGTCCATAGTGACGCCCCTAATCTTGAAGCTCCTGATCCAAGATGGGCAGGAGAACTATCAAAATTAAAAGATTTGTTAGCTAATCAGAAAACACCTGCTTAG
- a CDS encoding 1-acyl-sn-glycerol-3-phosphate acyltransferase, whose protein sequence is MINDIFQKLIYQLVSKLFVLPIYKLVFKGHLIGKENIPQNDSFIMVSNHGSLLDPPFLGHALRRNISFMAKAELFQIPILGFVIRACGAYPVKRGIADKNTIKTACEKLSNNNCIGIFIDGTRQKNGRVNKPKKGAALIAFKNQKLLLPVAIVNSHKLIRFNFCIPFFSKIVIRVGKPVKPPQSSSRDDLNSVTLQLKDSINNLIG, encoded by the coding sequence ATGATAAATGATATTTTTCAAAAATTAATTTATCAATTAGTAAGCAAACTATTCGTATTACCTATTTATAAATTGGTATTCAAAGGTCATTTGATAGGTAAAGAAAATATTCCCCAAAATGATTCTTTTATAATGGTTTCTAATCATGGTTCTTTACTAGACCCCCCTTTTTTAGGTCATGCTCTTAGACGTAATATATCTTTTATGGCTAAGGCAGAGCTCTTTCAAATTCCCATTCTTGGTTTTGTTATTAGGGCTTGTGGAGCGTATCCTGTAAAAAGGGGAATTGCTGATAAAAATACTATTAAAACAGCATGTGAAAAATTATCAAATAACAATTGTATTGGAATTTTCATTGATGGTACTCGTCAAAAAAATGGGCGAGTTAATAAGCCAAAAAAAGGAGCTGCATTAATAGCCTTCAAAAATCAAAAATTATTATTGCCAGTTGCAATAGTTAATTCACATAAACTAATAAGATTTAACTTCTGCATCCCTTTCTTTTCCAAAATAGTTATTAGAGTGGGAAAACCAGTTAAGCCACCGCAAAGTTCATCGAGAGATGATTTAAATTCTGTAACACTGCAACTTAAAGATAGTATTAACAATTTAATTGGATGA
- a CDS encoding CCA tRNA nucleotidyltransferase: MKRSILTDHTLIIDELEESIKFHNWNSILAFLPNGSYLVGGYIRDIILRRVTEDIDVDIVVPLNAIAIGKKIADNTGSKFIILDNKREVVRIVLNNIYIDIANQVSSTIEGDLRSRDFSINSIAFLFDKKCLFDPLNGLKDLELSILRTYSEINLLNDPLRILRCFRFVSELNLKIDANLLTFIKKNKGKLYLVAKERINYEIQKIVNGANALEAVILVRKINIFGSDNLYEDSFFLELEQINYSELDQEENEKFLPLFFIAQILDVVSLEKLKFTKVEIAKIKLLRKWHFFLKNKNIAQLNELDRFKLHQELETFFPSFIFYLPQNLRFEWLNRWRDKEDKLFHPSNLLNGDVIKKNFNIKDGPILGELLQFLSKELAYQRLNNFDEAIYKAKQWIEQNAPKCD, from the coding sequence ATGAAAAGAAGTATTCTCACAGATCATACACTAATAATTGATGAATTAGAAGAAAGTATAAAATTTCATAATTGGAATTCTATCTTGGCTTTTCTACCTAATGGATCATATTTGGTTGGTGGTTATATAAGGGACATTATTTTGAGAAGGGTAACTGAAGATATAGACGTTGATATTGTGGTACCTTTAAATGCTATAGCAATTGGGAAAAAGATTGCAGATAATACTGGATCTAAATTTATAATTTTAGATAATAAAAGAGAAGTGGTGAGAATTGTTCTTAATAATATTTATATTGATATTGCTAATCAGGTTTCATCAACTATAGAGGGAGATTTGCGTTCTAGAGACTTTTCGATTAATTCCATTGCTTTTTTATTCGACAAGAAGTGTTTGTTTGATCCATTAAATGGCCTTAAAGATTTAGAGCTCTCTATTCTAAGAACATATTCAGAAATAAATTTACTAAATGATCCTTTACGAATCTTAAGATGTTTTCGATTTGTTTCAGAATTGAATTTAAAAATTGATGCCAATCTACTTACTTTTATAAAAAAAAATAAAGGTAAATTATATCTTGTAGCTAAAGAGAGGATTAATTATGAAATACAGAAAATAGTAAATGGGGCAAATGCTCTTGAGGCTGTCATCCTAGTAAGAAAAATTAATATATTTGGTTCTGATAATTTATATGAAGATTCCTTTTTTTTGGAATTGGAGCAAATTAATTATTCAGAACTTGATCAGGAAGAAAATGAGAAATTTTTGCCATTATTTTTTATTGCCCAAATTTTAGATGTTGTATCTCTAGAGAAACTTAAATTTACTAAAGTTGAAATTGCAAAAATTAAGTTACTCCGAAAATGGCACTTTTTTTTGAAGAACAAAAATATCGCTCAATTAAATGAATTAGATAGATTTAAATTACATCAAGAATTAGAGACGTTTTTCCCATCTTTTATCTTTTATTTGCCACAAAATTTGCGCTTCGAGTGGTTAAACAGATGGCGTGACAAGGAAGATAAATTATTTCATCCCTCAAATTTACTTAATGGTGATGTAATCAAAAAAAATTTCAATATAAAGGATGGTCCTATCTTAGGAGAGCTTTTACAGTTTCTTTCAAAGGAGCTTGCATATCAAAGGTTGAATAATTTTGATGAAGCTATTTATAAAGCAAAGCAATGGATTGAACAAAATGCGCCAAAATGTGATTAA
- a CDS encoding Ycf34 family protein has translation MCICINCKWVDRCITYHDVENNHGVDNICDVPDFKAKKPYIHVNLVRDKNGDYKTDWDVQSCESFSNEFGKWSKCNPGMELPV, from the coding sequence ATGTGCATTTGCATCAACTGTAAGTGGGTTGATAGATGCATCACTTATCATGATGTTGAAAATAATCATGGTGTTGATAATATTTGTGATGTACCTGATTTTAAAGCAAAAAAACCATACATTCATGTCAATTTAGTTAGAGATAAAAATGGAGATTATAAAACTGATTGGGATGTTCAATCTTGTGAAAGTTTTTCAAATGAATTTGGTAAATGGTCTAAATGTAATCCAGGAATGGAATTACCTGTTTAA
- a CDS encoding molecular chaperone encodes MTQNCKQKESHHTLVIHSTDNSFGFGYRKNNNQKSDEFFINKFDNDLCNKLIIEFNKFIPKKNLQKVNKISVSIGPANFNASRLIVVLARTISQQLNCPLESFSSFEIMAKRIASQNNIFLNNQSFWIYKKLKRKGFIAGKYEISHNDEEKNMDLIIRETVSPKFIKELETNDLFFEANHKEEEDLRELLDLSSKNLLNTNVNSWQQVFPLYPISPIN; translated from the coding sequence ATGACACAAAATTGCAAACAAAAAGAAAGTCACCATACATTAGTGATTCATAGTACAGACAATTCTTTTGGATTTGGATACAGAAAAAACAATAACCAAAAATCTGATGAATTTTTCATAAATAAATTTGATAATGATCTATGTAACAAATTAATTATTGAATTTAACAAATTTATTCCAAAAAAAAATTTACAAAAAGTCAATAAAATTTCTGTAAGCATAGGGCCAGCGAATTTCAATGCTTCAAGACTCATTGTAGTTTTAGCAAGAACTATCTCACAACAACTTAATTGTCCTCTAGAAAGTTTTAGTTCATTTGAAATCATGGCAAAGAGAATTGCATCGCAAAATAATATTTTTTTAAACAATCAATCATTCTGGATTTACAAAAAATTAAAACGAAAGGGATTTATTGCTGGCAAATATGAGATTTCTCATAACGACGAAGAAAAAAATATGGATCTAATCATTCGAGAAACGGTTTCACCAAAATTTATTAAAGAATTAGAGACTAATGATCTTTTTTTTGAAGCTAATCATAAGGAGGAAGAAGATTTAAGAGAATTATTAGATTTATCAAGTAAAAATTTATTAAATACAAACGTAAATTCATGGCAACAAGTTTTTCCTCTCTACCCTATTTCTCCAATTAACTAA